The DNA segment TCTGAATTGgcattttgatacatttacacAGACTATTGTTTGAAAGGGCTGGGTATCGATCAACATTTTTTTATACTAATGCCTTGACTTCAATAACGGTTCTTAAACaatccttttttaaaaaaaattacattacctTTAAAAAACTTGGTttaattttttcagtttgttcacGTTTTTACAGATAGAATCAAACAAATAATCATCTCCTGAGCCACTGCAAATAGTCAGTGCAAATagttttaataaagtttaaatagtTTTCAGTGCAAAATTTACAGTTTCAAGTTGGTATGTTAGGTTCATTGCTGCATACTTAAGACCTTAAACCACTCAtcagttcttaaaaaaattagcatgttGCATGTTTTCAGGAGACAAACAAGCATTGATGAAATGTAGGCACACTTTTGAGCTTTACTACATCTTTTAGACTATGTTTACACTACAGTGTTTTTGAATCAAAACATATAGCTTAGACAGAATTACAATTTCTATTAACTTCACAAAGATGATCTGATGAGCATTAGCATGATCACACATGATCTGATGAGCGTTAGCTGCAGCACTGTTTTGGGATGATTTCTCTTCCGCGATGGCTGTTATGACTCAGAGGAAGCTCATTCGCTGCTCAAATGTCAATCATATTTTGAATTCATAACCTGCCCAGTCTCCGGGAATGACTACACTTTCGCCTTCAGTTCTATACATAAGAAACccagaaaaacatttttacagatgaATCATGAAGCTAATAAACACATGATTACAGCAGTATTTAATTTGAATGTGATTTTCCTGAGATTCTGCCTATTTTCATAACATTAAAGTGTGTTTACATGAGAAATGCTAAGCAGGTGTAGCAATTAGCCTGATATAAAAGGCTACAAATAACATATTTCAGCAACATTATATGACAAATTAGATTGCAAtcggaagttattacaaacattcTATggtggtttaaagtgagttttgaataaaaacaaagtataaaTCTTATAAATTGTATTATGTAGCATGATGCTACAGTGAGCATGAATGGTCACATGTGTTTTCCGTTGTGAAATGTGAAACGAGGatcgtttttattttaaaatgccattttaaaacGAAAACAAACAAGTGTAAATGTAGCCTTACATCTATGGGGGTTGGGATGCTTAAGGTGTGTTCACGCCATATCGTAATTACGAGATACCAACTTATAAAAAGTGTTCACGTCCCCGTAAAATTCATAATTACAACTTGTTAACTGGGTGTTTTCTGAAAGCTGCAACTTGTACCACATCAGATTCATTAGGTGCTATTTTTAGGCATTGATAGTGTGATAGTTTTGAAGAATGTGAACAGCTCCAAGAATGTCACTTGTTGTATtatcaaaattacagtaattacAACATAGCGTGAATGCAGCATTACACACTACAGCCTCACATGTAAGCCACGTCTTCAACCTAAACTAGCATTTTTCTTGATGCCTCATGCTGTATGCTTATTGGCTGTGTTGTTGTCTCATGTTGACAATATTAACCCCTTAGCTATAGAAATTTGGTATTGACAAGACATATTTCGATACTCGATTGTACCAAAGCAATTCAGTTGGTTCCTAAAAAGTATCAGACACGATGCCCAGCCCtactgtttaatgcaggacatgaatgcatttaacctgtaATTTGatgttttgggggggggggctaaaAAAAATAGCCTTTGTCAGCAGGTGGTGGCAAATCACAGTCGttcatactgatattaactatatcaaatggtatatatataaaagatataaaaGTTATACAGGGGCATTTTTGCACCCTTAAATTGAATTTAGGGggaattgtaaatgtattttaatccaAATGTGAACTCTAAATGCGTACAAGCAGTAGTCTAACTTCATCACTGTATGCATGCactctctttgtgttttgtttggtttttgcgaTATACTCGATGTCAAATTGCATATCATTAAACAACAATTATGCTAATATCACAGACGATATATATTGGACACccctatatatttataaattatcagcatataatttttatgattataCACCTTtggttatttatacattttgtctgAATATTTCTTTCCTCCAGATCTAAAATGGGTTCAAGTTAACAGTGCAGAGGAAGCATTAAAAGTTGTGAAAATTGGAAGGAAAAATCAAAGTTCTTCATCCACCAAGCTCAACAATGTCTCTAGCAGAAGGTGCTTCATTTTAAAACAGTTTAGCGTTTATATTTAACTTGATAATTTTATTACGTTTTGAAATTAAATAACATACGTTTTCTCTATAGCCACAGTATATTTTCCATTCGGATCTTGCGGATTGAAGATGTGGGTGTTCCTCGAGTTCAGACAATTAGCGAGTAGGTGACCTCAGTTCCAGTGTGTTTTAACATGGAAtcattgatttattaattaattaatttttattttcaaaggTTGTCATTATGTGATTTGGCTGGATCTGAGCGATGTGCAAAGACTCAGAACCAAGGAGACCGCTTAAAAGAAGCTGGAAACATCAACACATCCTTGTTAACGCTAGGGAAATGCATCAATGCTCTGAGGCTCAACCAAATGCAACCCAAGTGAGAAAATGTTAATTTGTAGGCTGCATTAGTAGCATTTATGTTCCATTTCATTGGTCCTTTAAATGTCCTATTGATATTGGAACTCAACTCATATGTTTTTTTGCACAGGATTCATCAGCACATCCCCTTCAGAGAGAGCAAGCTGACACATTATTTTCAGAGTTTTTTCTGTGGCCGTGGTAAAGCTTGCATGATCATTAACATAAACCAATGTGCCTCAGTGTACGATGAAACCCTGAATGTCCTCAAGTTCTCAGCATTGGCTCAGAAGGTTTGCAGGAACCATTATTTGATATTGAATTATCAGGCATTTTTACTCTgttcgttatttatttattttgatcttttaCATTTTGCCTTTATAGGTGGTGGTCCTCAACCCTAAACCAGCTCCTAGTATTGCGGTCAAGAGATCTGACAGAGGTGTGTCCACGATAATCAGTAATGCTGACAAGAAGGATTGGACAAGGAGAAGCTCGTTCATGGGCTGGGAGATGAACTTAGAGGAGGACAATGTGCACGAGGACAAAGATGATGAAGAAATGGGTGAGGAGGATAATGAGAGCATGGAGGACAACATTGTCCTAGATACTGTGGAAAGTCAAAAGCTGTTTGAGGTATTTTCAGTTTTAAGGAATGCATGTTTTGGTTTTCAATGACTATATGATATGCTAATATGATACATTCGACGCAGCATCAGCTCAATGAGAAGCTGTCCAACGAGGAGTCTGAAAAATTAACTATGGAATCTCGTATGCATATGCGTGAGGAAGTCATGGAGTTGTTTTTTAACATGGAAAAAGACAAGTAAGTCAAACACTGTGTTTTACAGATCATAGTGGTCGACTGATGTACAGCCTGGCAGTTGGGGAATATTATTGTGCAAATTGCGTTCAGCTAGTGTTGCACAGTATGCTGGTACTAAAAAGGTATCGCGATACCCTGCTTTTAAAAATTGTATGATTCCAGATTTTACTAGTACTGGTACTTTAAGAATGACAGCTTTTTAATAAGAACCATATTTCCTGCTTTGTATCAACATGCGACAGCAGGACAGTGTGTGTTCAGCACTCTGCTTCAGCTCCCTGCATGAAAACTTATTTATCCGCCCAAAACAGTACTGCTTAAAGTTATCGACCATTTaggggccctataatacacccggcgcaatgcgaagcagcgcaagtgtgtttgctagtttcagtccggcgccgttcgcattttcctgtccagcgccacgtcgtttaattagcaaatgcatgtGCACTCGTTTTtgcgcccatgggtgtgctggtctaaaaaaagaggtgtgttcagacggattgctggcgcaatgctattttaaggagctgaaaatagactgcaccatagacctgctcaaacctggtctaaagtctggcacaatgttttttctttgttatttaaagagcgtacacactgcttattaaacacagggacgcacagcagcacacaaacatgccaaatattaaaaattaaaggattgcaatggataaaatttttttgtaggctaattaaaaaaataaaaaaaaaataaaaaaaaatatatatatatatacatatatatatatatatatatatatatatatatatatatataaatggatagtcattgcttgtatcagaattaggctatttgctcgcacacgagcagctccgtttcatctcggagacgcattctgtctttgcgcttgccaaattccgccgtgtaaatagcaaatccgtcatggcagtAGCggaactggctcttaaagggaatggaagatgagactcggattggtttattgcatgttacacCCAAAAaccacccattactcattaagagaatagggacaacccgtttagaccatgtgcccaggtgcgccaaccgtttttccatTGTTATTACACACCCAAAGTGCATGCACGGAAGTCCTCTCTCTTAAGATCGCAAATTGAGATCTCTTTCAGCAATTACTGCTCTTCAGtgatcaaatacacacacaactaTGTTAAAACGCTGAAATGAATGTAAAAGTTGAGAAAGAAAATGCGCGTGTATCAATAAATTGGGTGCATGCAGCTCTTAAAAGTGACAGCAGACTAATATTCGTGCTGCTGTCTATCTCCACAATGTtaatcaagaaaaaaagaaaattactcaCTAATTTTGACTAACTTTActagctttaataaggataaaTGTATGAACGTTTCATtcatacagtgaagactatgcagtgctttactattacattttgattgctttattcaatttctgtatcaTCTCTTTCTTGAATGCTATTGTTAAATAGACctaaaaacactgtttatttcatttgtgtctttgttttattgtatttgtccttttgtttcttacttgcatctttgtttttattattaataacaaaaaattattatatcaTGATATAAAttgttattgtgaaataaaattacttcTAGGCTTGAATAATATTTTGGACATATTTCCTAGCTCATGCCCTTAGCTAACTTACTAATGTTGCAAAGATCTTGCATAATTCTTTTAGTGAATCAGACACTATGACTATGTTGATGAGCGCTTTTAAATTTTcgtgtttatttaaaatgcactcatatattttgctttttttaatgttttagtaaaCGTCTCCAAAGACAGAAAGAAATTGTTGAGGAAAGAAGGCTAGAGAGACAGAAGAATCTGGTCAACAGAACTATTGGTGAAATGGCCACTGTTTGCACTGACGGGAATGCTGCAAAGGTATTTCCAGAGGGCTTCATctaatcagaaaaataaataggGACAAAATGAAGTGCCATGTGTGTTTGCTGTTAAAAGCCTGTTTGAATATAAGTCTTATTTTGGTTGAGGGACTGGTCCTTTTTAGCTTCATTATAATCCTCAAACCTGATGGACCTAATTAAGTGGGTTTTAATAGTTAATGACAGGATTTTATGACTGTAGATAGATGTGTATAGATCTAGATGCATTTTATATGTACAAAAGTAGGGAATTCTACCATATCTGTATCAAGGCACACATTTAACACAATGACACtgaaattacattgaaaaatatatattttttttcttctctgcatCCTTCTAGGAGGATAAAATTGAGCATTTGGACAGCATGATCAAGGCATTGAGAGATGATCTAGCTAAGATAAAGGGAGATGCAGAGTCAGTACAGATTTGCCTGACAAATGTCCCTGAATCATCCAGAACAATCAGTGATTTGAGGACACAGctggaggagatgagagaggagCTTATTAAAAGCCAACAACTTCTCAGTCTTAAAACTATAGGTGTGTTCGGTTACCACAAAGGGGGGAAAATGACAGTGTTTTATGATATATGTCTAATTATATAATCTCTTTTCAGAGTTGGAAGCAATGTGTGTTCAAATGCAGGAATTAGATTACCAACTTCTCCAAGCAAATAGAGTAACCTGAACTAAAGTTTTCTTTTAAACATCTGAGGTTATTGACAGTAAATTGTTTACATGGGCTCCCTGGCTTCTGTTGTGTTGATCTTTGTTTGTTTGCCTTTTTTAGAATTATGAAAACAAGAAACTGAGATGTCAGGAACTTATGTCAGTCTGTCAGGAGAAAAATGGCAGGATCTCAACATTACAGACTGTTTTGGATCAAAATGTGGAGGCAGCTGCTAAAGATGTAAGTTTATATTACTGTGCGAAAGTAGTTTTTCCAAGTAGTTTTCAGCTTATGATGACCAAGGCTTTATTTATGTGATAAAATACAGtacaacagtaatattatgaaatattattacaattgtaggtaactattttctttttttattgttaaaattttattgattattatttaaacaaaaattttaCCCCAGCAAAAACTAGTATCACAACTAATAAAGGGcaaacattattaaagacaattaaagtaataaaatatggagaaaaaaaacactaattacaagcatagataaaataaaacaaagctacAAATAAAgtaagctctaacattagtttttaggcacaaatgtaaaatgtaagaAATGTAATTAAGTGTCAAATAACACTGCTTAgtgttcactgtataaattaaatatagattaatctttgttaaagctgtgttttgatttttgattaacattaaggacacaGAGAGGTTTTTATAGGCTCTAGTCCCTTTAAGAGCAAGTGCATGGAACCAGAACACATCCACACAACACATTTCTTCAGGGCTTGAATTTTGGCATGGGATTGCACGTAATTCTAATGCAGGTTCAGTGCTTGTACTATGGGAAATTCCGGCAAATAGTGGAAAAAAGACGCTTGGGTCAGATGACGGAATGCATTATTTTGCATGTGCCTTTTGAGTCTTACAATTTGTAACATTCATGTGCTTaattcagtatttgcatgctttctGTGAAAACCCTCACACCCAAAATCCACAGATGCAGTTCATAGGGGACATATTgtaatctacaattttcatagtcttgaaaataaagaaaactctttgaatgagaaggtgtgtccaaacttttggtctgtactgtataaacatgtgtgtatttatatatatatgtgtgtgtgtgtgtgtgtgtgtgtgtgtgtgtgtgtgtatatatatatatatatatatatatatatatatatatatatatatatatatatatatatatatatatacacaatatgatTTTTATGGAGTGCAAAGTTTGAGGTACAGAAGCAGATTACATACAAAAGAGTAAATACAAGGTGCAACAGAGGAGTTATaaacacagaaatgcattatACAGAATAAGGCCACATTCAATGGCATACAATGGCATTATGAGGTAGAAATGCACAGGAATGTGCAAAACAGGAGGCGTAGTAATAAACATTGTAAACGTGCAGTGGGGACAGGttattgtacagtttttttttctttctttttttaatacacatttgTATACATGGTCATAATGGGGTGTAGTGTTCGGTTTAGAGTTCTGTAGGCTAACAGCTGAGTAGGGATGCCTGGTATTATTGGTACATTATTGGAATCggcttaaaatataaacattcagcataagctcatttaaaaaaaacaaagcattttttatacattaaaataaataaacatttaatatacagatttattaatatgcaatatattttttcaaatggaCTATGACAACTTAAATTCAAGGAGTTCTAAAAGATTTTTAGAATTTGTACTGCTCTTCTGCATTAgacacaaataaaatgttaaggtaaaaaaaaaaaacagaagaggttaattttattatagttattttcaaagctttcaatatattaattaaaagtttattaGTTCTAAGATATAAGTTTTTGCTCAAACCTaacaaaaattcaaaatgatttgtttataatttCTGCACAGGAGAGAGTTGGTGTTGTTTCAAAACAAAAGGAAACATATCGGCTAACGAGCCAAAATGTTGTCGGATATCAGCGAAAAtctaatattgtgcatccctacagCTGAGGGAAAGAAACTGTTCCTGAGTCTGCTGGTGTTCTAGTGAAAGACTCCTATAACATCTCCCAGGTGGGAGTGGAGTAAACAGTTTGTGGCTGGGGTGAGATGAGTATTTGATAATGTTTCTCAACTTCTTTAGGCAGCGTTTGTGGTGAATGTCTTTGATGGAGAGTAGCTGAACACCTGTGATGtattgggcagttttcaccacttGCAGAAGGGCTTTCTGGTCTGAGACAGGGCAGTTGCCGTACCACACTGATGCAGTTTGATAGGATGCTCTCAATAGTGCAGTGGTAAAATTTCAACATGATGTGGGGTGACAGATGAGCTTTCCTTACAGTCCTAAGGACAAAAAGGTGCTGATATGCCTTTTTGATAAGAGTGGGAGGTATTGAGGGTCCAGGAAAGATCCTCAGAGATATGAAAACCAAGTTACGTGATGGAGATTAAGAGTGGTGATCTACAAGTGAGACTGATTGAAAATTAATTTTGCCATCAACTTATttaatttcaaacctgtatactgttagttgtgtgtgtgtgtgtgtgtgtgtgtgtgtgtgtgtgtgtgtgtgtgtgtgtgtgtgtgtgtgtgtgtgtgtgtgtgtgtgtgtgtgtgtgtgtgtgtgtgtgtgtgtgtgtgtgtgtgtgtgtgtgaacacagaaGGAGAATTTAAGTATCTTGCCACAAATCAATTTTTCAGCAAACAAAGGTTTATCATGATGAATTTAGCAAAAATCCAAAAAGGACTTGTATTGGGCTCATGAAAGTAGCTCATAGTAGGCTTATTTTACTTACATACATTTTGTTATACATTTGGACTgtaatgatgttttttttctttccaatgtACAGCAGGCcttaaataataatatcaaacaAGAAATCCTAAATTTCAGAAACAACTGTAAGTGTGGGCTGAATGAAGATGGTGAACCTAGAGGGGAGGAAATGACAAGTCAAGAAACTCAACAGCTTCTGCAAGAACTGAACATAAAAGATGAACAGCTGAATGAACTTAAACTTGAGCGCTGTTCACTTGAGAAAAAAGTGTGTGATCTCGCTGATAGATTGGCAGAGCAGACTCATGCACATGAAGCTACTGTGGCGATGGAGAGAGCAGAAGTCAACAAAGTCACAACTGAGAACCAGGTTCTTGCCAATGAGCTACATGTACTGCAGCAGTCGGCCAGTGAGATGAGCTCGAAACTCAAAACTCTCCAGACGGAATTGAGTACTCAGACAAAGATTGCAAATGAGCTTTCAGAAGAACTCGATGCAGCCAAAACTTTGATTAAGGAACATCGAGCAGAGTATTGCAGTCAGTCCAAATCTACTGAATCCTTAATGATGGAGGCAGATCATTTGCGTCAGGAACTCAGTGCCCGCCAGCTCTCACATGACAAAATACAGGCTGAATTTGAGAGGATGGTGGAATTGTCTCATAAGAAGAGCCGACGGATCAATGACCTGGAGCAAGAGGTCAGCCAGACCAGAACAAAGATGTGCCAGCTGGAGGAGCTCTGCAGTCGGCTTAAATATGAGCGTGATGCACAGGACAAACTCATTAAACTGAACCAGCACGAGGAGCTTCAGAACATAGTGAGATTAATTGTTGAGACTGAGATCTTTGAGGTAAGAGAGAAGGCCAAGAGGAAAATAACTGCGATGGAGAAAGATCTGGCTCATAAAGACGCAGAAATAGAGACCAAAGCCCAAGAGCTTTCGAAGTAAGTTTTTCATTTCTCATCCAAACTTTCTGGTAACTTAAGAAGTAGGTCCTTGTTTTGGTTGAGTCAGTGTCTTGCTTTATATTCACTAGATCTTACTACTCATTCTTTTCAACTGTTTATTTGCAGTTGGTTTTAATGATCTCTTGTTCTTTTTATAGGGTGAGTGAGCTTGTGGACGATGGACGAAATAAAATCCAGACCTTGAGTTATGATTTGCAGCAGGTGCAGAGGGAGCGAGCTGATGTCAGAGATCAATTATGTGAGGCTAACATTCAGAAAGAGCAGTTAGAGAAACAGGTGGGAAAAAAATCACTGCTTTTTTCCTTTGTCAgtgtttttaacagtttttttttaaacaatctttttttctcatcAGATCTTGATCttaagtgaagaaaacaaaatgttTCAGCAGAGGCTATGTGAAGCAAATGAGATGAGGGATCAGGCTGGACACAGTTTGAGCTGTACAGAGCAATCTGTTGACCCACAGCAGACTGTGAGTGCTGCTCTTTCTCTCAGCTTTGTTCAGTTTGTTATGTTATCAGGTATTAAATGCTCGATTATTCTACATCTTTTCACTCACTCACAGGTGAAGTCTAACCATGTCATAGGAGAAGAAAGCTTACAGCCTTTCCAAACAACCTGTCAAGGTAACCTATTTATCTTTTCATTTAAACCTTTTTCCCACAGTACAAACTAAATCGGCTTACGTTTTGTCCTTAGTAAGATTGATTTTGTTTGCAGATCTTTTGGCAGAGCAGAAGCTGTTTGAGGAGACGTGTGGTAATTTAAATAAGTGCACACAGACAGATGAGGAGGAATTGCTGGAGGCCAGATTGAATGAGATTAAATCCATAACTGAAGGTGGCTGAGTCTGTTCTAATTGTAATTCATATAAATCTCTGCTAGACAACATACTGTAAGAAATCAGCAAGATTCAGTTTGGGGAATTCAAAACATACAGTTACTTCAATGGCAAGTAGATACAAGAATAAAAAGATGCCAGACTTTCACTAACTTTACAGTGTTCATTTATTAGTCAGATTAATctaatatgttaatattaattaaacagtAGTATTGACTTTTCAGTtccctatttttaatttaaatgtatcacTTATGACTAATAAATGATTaaacataataattatatttagatttttccatttctcatttaaatgtattaatttatatgaacacattttaattatatttcctaCATTTAATCCTAATCAAACAGCAATATTTACAAGGAAAATGCTTTTAATTTAATCCTTTGTTCTTAACTGAccgtttacttaaattaaattgtttttgttaatatatacactactattttgtgtttttttttcttttgggtggggggtaatgcttttatttagcaagaattcaTTAAATTGAACAGAATTtgcagtaaatacatttagaatgttacaaaagattcccttttaaaataaatgctgttcttttttttctattcatcaaagaatcttgaaaaatttcctaaaaaatattaagcagtgcaacaaatttgacaacattgataataaaacaaTTGACCACCAATCAGCATATTCGAACAATTTCTTAAGTATTATGTGATAATGAAGACTAATAATCTAATGAAATTTTGGTGTCATGGTAACACTGCTTCTGTTACACTGTTCAGTACATCTCTAACACCTGTAAATGAAGCTAAGCTCAGACATCTTTGTTCTTCTCAGATCTTGCACAGCTGCAGGAGATGTATCAGAAACCAAATGTTGGTGTCTCAGTTGAACCTCAGCAGGATGAACAGAGAGCTTGCAGACCGGCAGAAAACAGAAAGGTAAGAACCTGGAAGTCTTTGATCCCTCCAACTTTTCCTCAACGTGGTTTTGCcagcagtaaatatatatatatttcagcctAATGAGGAGCTGGCAGATGATAAGCAGGAAAAGGAGCTGGATGGAGCAGCCAAGGGGAAAGTGGCTCTGGCAGCAAGGCAACTAGAGGGTGACCAACAGGACAGCCTGCAGCTGGAGCTGGTAATAGGATCAGCTtaccatctctctctccctgcctcattattttctttttcacagACTTGAGGGCAGGATTTAGCTCCGAGTAGAAATTTATTTACGCAGCAGGTTTCTGAGTAAATATCATTTTTTTGGTCCGAGTGACCTGCCAACAGGAGGAATGACAGGACTACAGCAGGACAGTAATATCACTGCAGAAAAGTGGACTGTGCAAAACTCTATTTTCTTGAACCACTAGTCAACTAGCGCAGGTAGGATCATATAAGATGTTTTGCATGCAAAAGCATGATGCAGTGGAGCAGGATGTAGAGGTCTCAGGCACGATTTTAAAAAGTCAGACTATTTCTATTTGACATGCCACCTTAGTGCAAGGTATGTTACAAGTTCAGTGATGTCCATCTAAATAGTGTTTTAAACAGCATTCATTTCATGATGCATCTTCTTCATCTGCATTTTACTAAGCACTACTATGGGATCAGAATCCCACCAATtgtattgcagtcacagatcaaaaaataataagcataaattaaacatttagaaaCACATGTCAAATAATAACACACAAAACCGAAAAAcaagtgcatttttttaaaaaataaacaatgcggtaatggataaaaaaaaataataagcttgaatcaaaaatgtaaacacgtttaaaattatattgtgcaaaactgaaacatgaaatAAAGATTTTCCAAATCGTGaactggatatcactaaactgcagtgaacgtgctcacaataGGCGGGTCTATGTGCtaatacagtagcctacatcagGCAGGACATCCAAAAGCCCACCTATCATTCATAGACCTCGAATATAGCTTTTCATCTAAAAGATGTATGTAGTAACAACTTTACATGGCCGTTCGATCTAATGTTAACCTACAGAAATGTGCGCTATTGAAGTGTGTGTGGAAACTGAACCGCAGCACGCTCacagcaggacagatggaggcatacagataaaagtaataaatCTTTCGAATCCGTAGGCCTATATgcttatttgtgtgcactcagaataacAACGAAATGttgtgcttctgtaaaataaagcaaacaaaatgcGGTTTCTGCTGTCTTTGTCATGTGAACTTGAGCGAGAAACTTTGAAACTCcgtgtatgaaaaataaatatatagagtGCAATGTCtacattcaaatgaaaaaaaaaattaaaaatagaaaacgtgtgttagcatggatgatttacattaaatttaatgTGTGTTCAATGCCCAATGTGCATTGTTTAAGATGGCTTTTCtgttcaataaaataacaaaaaaaaactatattttgaatttttatttaactaaagtgggcatgctgtgatctgtgcaggttttttttttttttttttttttttttttttttactgaaactgACAGATtccggccaaaaaaaaaaaaaaaaaatacaaaatggga comes from the Carassius carassius chromosome 39, fCarCar2.1, whole genome shotgun sequence genome and includes:
- the LOC132121375 gene encoding kinesin-like protein KIF20B isoform X3, with protein sequence MMESCLNLKPEKVGIVTAEDIRKDLSSYFSKLSKDTVMQEKEHLQVYLRVRPFTTSERAEGESQECISIEPPDTVILKAHKASLTARHSERFGSQQAQRFQFSQVYGPDTTQREIFDGTTKSLVKDVLDGGNSLIFTYGVTNAGKTFTFLGPDSDCGILPRSLDVIFKSIEGRIYSQNSIKPHRCVDFIELTKEQQDEEATDKRNLLQRFKDIDPRKTLSSMSSSSFSLFESSTFSDTNRDSVCLDDTSNVKFSVWVSFCEIYNENIHDLLDVVPNGSHRRNVLRLAQDEGNAFVKDLKWVQVNSAEEALKVVKIGRKNQSSSSTKLNNVSSRSHSIFSIRILRIEDVGVPRVQTISELSLCDLAGSERCAKTQNQGDRLKEAGNINTSLLTLGKCINALRLNQMQPKIHQHIPFRESKLTHYFQSFFCGRGKACMIININQCASVYDETLNVLKFSALAQKVVVLNPKPAPSIAVKRSDRGVSTIISNADKKDWTRRSSFMGWEMNLEEDNVHEDKDDEEMGEEDNESMEDNIVLDTVESQKLFEHQLNEKLSNEESEKLTMESRMHMREEVMELFFNMEKDNKRLQRQKEIVEERRLERQKNLVNRTIGEMATVCTDGNAAKEDKIEHLDSMIKALRDDLAKIKGDAESVQICLTNVPESSRTISDLRTQLEEMREELIKSQQLLSLKTIELEAMCVQMQELDYQLLQANRNYENKKLRCQELMSVCQEKNGRISTLQTVLDQNVEAAAKDALNNNIKQEILNFRNNCKCGLNEDGEPRGEEMTSQETQQLLQELNIKDEQLNELKLERCSLEKKVCDLADRLAEQTHAHEATVAMERAEVNKVTTENQVLANELHVLQQSASEMSSKLKTLQTELSTQTKIANELSEELDAAKTLIKEHRAEYCSQSKSTESLMMEADHLRQELSARQLSHDKIQAEFERMVELSHKKSRRINDLEQEVSQTRTKMCQLEELCSRLKYERDAQDKLIKLNQHEELQNIVRLIVETEIFEVREKAKRKITAMEKDLAHKDAEIETKAQELSKVSELVDDGRNKIQTLSYDLQQVQRERADVRDQLCEANIQKEQLEKQILILSEENKMFQQRLCEANEMRDQAGHSLSCTEQSVDPQQTVKSNHVIGEESLQPFQTTCQDLLAEQKLFEETCGNLNKCTQTDEEELLEARLNEIKSITEDLAQLQEMYQKPNVGVSVEPQQDEQRACRPAENRKEILKQKLAEKQDTTVKLQREKDDLAVSCKAVTQKVDHPKQTSKQVALLDNSTLSKKSLREESFTKTGLKFTITPLKPDQMNVRKPGEEKPVRKKLRSTARKRKSPELESSVESENRKTQRLKVNNRENIQFIETPVVQGKKVTRLKQKDSVSLKGKKDRALNKIGDFIQSSPTIFGSKAKKIMSMVNVKSPKLNPSENNKPKISKRKLFKFSSPLDIPSHPIIGSSDDDQDSSHFIIKRKLRTRTAKSKCKH